A stretch of the Argentina anserina chromosome 6, drPotAnse1.1, whole genome shotgun sequence genome encodes the following:
- the LOC126798951 gene encoding E3 ubiquitin-protein ligase RSL1-like, whose amino-acid sequence MAQEESASSAALLLNFDDTSLSSLIHHDSDDHEADICIDPTMMSDAKYAEELQVQEVIMASSSFIFQTMKNNTASCSSSTLTIPATQTVPFTANHEVFDSEAQVSSQTLCGICVEVKEKDRMFSNESCAHSFCSDCITKQVAAKLDESFHIVFCPGLDCKAVLTLEECAPILPKLVLEKWNDALCEALFLGLQKIYCPFSDCSMVLVIENEGESVRESECPACHRLFCAGCRVSWHSGVDCEEFQRLNDDERGREDLMVNQLAKEKKWMRCPRCKFYVEKTDGCLHIVCRCQFQFCYGCGAEWTNNHGGCQSQCNRT is encoded by the exons ATGGCACAAGAGGAGTCTGCCTCGTCCGCTGCTCTTCTTCTCAATTTCGATGATACTTCCTTGTCATCACTGATTCATCATGATTCTGATGATCATGAAGCTGATATTTGTATCGATCCGACGATGATGTCCGATGCCAAATACGCAGAAGAGTTGCAGGTTCAAGAGGTTATAATGGCGTCTTCTTCCTTCATTTTCCAAACAATGAAGAACAACACCGCGTCGTGCTCCTCGTCGACTCTGACAATCCCAGCAACCCAAACAGTCCCATTCACTGCAAACCATGAAGTCTTTGACTCAGAAGCCCAAGTTTCATCCCAAACCCTATGTGGTATTTGTGTTGAAGTCAAAGAGAAAGACCGGATGTTCTCAAACGAAAGCTGTGCTCACTCCTTCTGCTCAGATTGCATAACCAAACAAGTGGCTGCGAAACTTGACGAGAGCTTTCACATTGTTTTCTGCCCTGGGTTGGATTGCAAAGCAGTCCTCACACTCGAGGAATGTGCCCCAATTCTCCCCAAACTGGTTCTGGAAAAGTGGAATGATGCTCTCTGCGAAGCGCTATTTCTGGGGTTGCAGAAAATCTACTGCCCTTTTAGTGATTGCTCCATGGTTTTGGTGATCGAGAACGAAGGGGAGAGTGTGAGAGAGTCAGAGTGCCCTGCTTGCCACAGGCTGTTCTGCGCCGGCTGTCGGGTTTCGTGGCATTCCGGGGTTGATTGTGAGGAGTTTCAGAGGCTCAATGACGATGAGAGGGGGAGGGAAGATCTTATGGTGAATCAGCTTGCGAAGGAGAAGAAGTGGATGAGGTGCCCCAGGTGCAAATTCTATGTGGAGAAGACTGATGGTTGTTTGCACATTGTTTGCAG GTGCCAATTTCAGTTCTGTTATGGTTGTGGAGCAGAATGGACAAATAACCATGGTGGCTGCCAGTCTCAGTGCAACAGAACTTAA
- the LOC126798960 gene encoding ribulose bisphosphate carboxylase/oxygenase activase, chloroplastic — translation MTLCNSLLLKTPIFPPFHFFPHHFPTTTNKPIFSLSCSSSLPNVPKTDDGAGEPTTNKRLSDQSSWEAKDSMGEDYLYRLGKEADNMNIAVGARAGVIDDLFTGQFLGRDSDIVFDYRQKVTRSFQYLQGDYYIAPLFMDKVVCHMTKNYLAPVLKTKVPLILGIWGGKGQGKSFQTELIFQAMGVEPVIMSAGELESEKAGEPGRLIRERYRTASQVVQNHGKMSCLMINDIDAGLGRFGNTQMTVNNQIVVGTLMNLCDNPTRVSIGQEWRDSDITNRVPIIVTGNDFSKIYAPLIRDGRMEKFYWQPNREDIINIVNRMYEKDGISRDEVVSIVDTFPNQAMDFYGALRSRTYDRSILKWVDDIGGVESLGKNLLKRRKDDNLPAYTPPKQTMEALLESGYSLQKEQQLIMDSKLSKEYMKNMDD, via the exons ATGACTCTCTGCAACTCACTTCTTCTCAAAACCCCAATCTTCCCTCCCTTCCATTTCTTCCCTCACCATTttcccaccaccaccaacaAACCCATCTTCTCCCTCTCCTGCTCCTCCTCCCTCCCTAATGTCCCCAAAACCGACGACGGCGCCGGTGAGCCGACGACCAACAAGAGGCTCTCGGATCAGTCCTCCTGGGAGGCCAAGGACTCCATGGGCGAGGACTACTTGTACAGGCTCGGAAAAGAGGCCGATAACATGAACATCGCCGTCGGAGCCCGTGCAGGAGTCATCGACGACCTCTTCACCGGTCAATTCCTCGGCCGTGACTCCGACATCGTGTTTGATTACCGCCAGAAGGTCACCAGGTCGTTCCAGTACCTCCAAGGCGATTATTACATTGCGCCTCTCTTCATG GATAAAGTTG TATGCCATATGACGAAGAACTACCTTGCTCCTGTTCTCAAAACTAAAGTTCCTTTGATCCTTG GTATTTGGGGAGGAAAAGGCCAAGGAAAGTCATTTCAGACTGAACTTATATTTCAAGCTATGGGGGTTGAACCTGTAATAATGTCTGCTGGGGAATTAGAATCAGAAAAGGCTG GGGAACCAGGAAGATTGATACGGGAACGCTATAGAACAGCTTCTCAAGTTGTCCAGAACCAT GGCAAGATGAGCTGTTTGATGATCAATGACATTGATGCTGGCCTTGGTAGATTTG GAAACACTCAGATGACAGTAAATAATCAAATTGTTGTTGGAACTTTGATGAATCTATGTGATAATCCTACAAGAGTTAGCATTGGACAAGAATGGCGAGACTCGGATATCACAAATAGAGTTCCTATCATTGTTACAGGGAATGatttttcaaaaatatatgCTCCCTTAATACGAGATGGAAGGATGGAAAAGTTTTACTG GCAACCTAACCGTGAGGATATCATAAACATTGTTAACAGAATGTATGAAAAAGATGGAATATCCAGGGATGAAGTTGTAAGTATAGTGGACACTTTTCCTAACCAAG CAATGGATTTCTATGGAGCTCTGAGGTCTCGAACTTATGACCGGTCAATTTTAAAG tgGGTTGATGATATTGGTGGTGTTGAAAGTCTTGGAAAAAACCTTTTGAAGCGGAGAAAGGACGACAATCTTCCTGCATATACTCCTCCAAAG CAAACAATGGAAGCTTTGCTTGAATCCGGGTATTCTCTGCAGAAAGAACAACAGTTGATAATGGATAGCAAACTTTCAAAGGAATACATGAAGAACATGGATGATTAG